The Microbacterium sp. SORGH_AS_0862 genome has a segment encoding these proteins:
- the glnA gene encoding type I glutamate--ammonia ligase, which yields MFSDSSEVLKFIKDEDVKFLDIRFTDLPGVQQHFNIPASTVDEEFFTVGQLFDGSSIRGFANIHESDMQLIPDVSTAYLDPFREAKTLVMVFDIYNPRNGEIYSKDPRQVAKKAEKYLASTGIADTAFFAPEAEFYIFDDVRYEVKQNSSFYSVDSEEGAWNTGRAEEGGNLANKTPYKGGYFPVSPVDKTADLRDDISLRLIEAGLILERAHHEVGTGGQQEINYRFDTMVHAADDILKFKYIVKNVAEQWGKVATFMPKPLFGDNGSGMHTHQSLWNDGKPLFYDEKGYGGLSDIARWYIGGILAHAPAVLAFTNPTLNSYHRLVKGFEAPVNLVYSAGNRSAAIRIPITGTNPKAKRIEFRAPDASGNPYLAFAAQLMAGLDGIKNRIEPHEPVDKDLYELPPEEAKGIPQVPNSLLDSLEALRADHEFLLQGGVFTEELIETWIEYKIENEIQPIAQRPHPFEYELYFGV from the coding sequence ATGTTCAGTGATTCATCCGAGGTGCTGAAGTTCATCAAGGACGAGGACGTCAAGTTCCTCGACATCCGCTTCACGGATCTCCCTGGTGTGCAGCAGCACTTCAACATCCCCGCGTCCACCGTCGACGAGGAGTTCTTCACCGTCGGTCAGCTGTTCGACGGCTCGTCGATCCGCGGGTTCGCGAACATCCACGAATCGGACATGCAGCTCATCCCGGACGTGTCGACCGCGTACCTCGACCCGTTCCGCGAGGCGAAGACGCTCGTCATGGTCTTCGACATCTACAACCCGCGCAACGGCGAGATCTACTCGAAGGATCCCCGTCAGGTCGCCAAGAAGGCCGAGAAGTACCTCGCGTCCACCGGCATCGCCGACACCGCGTTCTTCGCCCCCGAGGCGGAGTTCTACATCTTCGACGACGTCCGCTACGAGGTGAAGCAGAACTCGAGCTTCTACTCGGTCGATTCCGAAGAGGGCGCCTGGAACACGGGCCGCGCCGAAGAGGGCGGCAACCTGGCCAACAAGACTCCGTACAAGGGCGGTTACTTCCCGGTCTCCCCCGTCGACAAGACGGCGGATCTCCGCGACGACATCAGCCTGCGCCTCATCGAGGCGGGTCTGATCCTCGAGCGCGCGCACCACGAGGTGGGTACCGGCGGCCAGCAGGAGATCAACTACCGCTTCGACACCATGGTGCACGCGGCCGACGACATCCTGAAGTTCAAGTACATCGTCAAGAACGTCGCCGAGCAGTGGGGCAAGGTCGCGACCTTCATGCCCAAGCCGCTCTTCGGTGACAACGGCTCCGGCATGCACACGCACCAGTCGCTGTGGAACGACGGCAAGCCGCTGTTCTACGACGAGAAGGGCTACGGCGGGCTGTCCGACATCGCCCGCTGGTACATCGGCGGCATCCTCGCGCACGCCCCCGCCGTCCTCGCCTTCACGAACCCCACGCTGAACAGCTACCACCGCCTGGTGAAGGGCTTCGAGGCTCCGGTCAACCTGGTCTACTCGGCCGGAAACCGCTCGGCGGCCATCCGCATCCCGATCACGGGCACCAACCCCAAGGCCAAGCGCATCGAGTTCCGCGCGCCCGACGCCTCGGGCAACCCGTACCTCGCCTTCGCCGCGCAGCTCATGGCCGGCCTCGACGGCATCAAGAACCGCATCGAGCCGCACGAGCCGGTCGACAAGGACCTCTACGAGCTTCCCCCCGAGGAGGCCAAGGGCATCCCGCAGGTGCCGAACTCGCTGCTCGACTCGCTCGAGGCGCTGCGCGCCGACCACGAGTTCCTGCTGCAGGGCGGTGTCTT
- a CDS encoding RDD family protein, producing the protein MPETPVESSYPGERLGLPRTGSTSVARVGRRLLALLIDWTCATILAVAFLRYDPWALPGEAGLSTFAPMLVFALVQIVFIPLIGGSPGHRILGMRLVLVRGGWIGLWRPIIRTVLLLLVIPAVVWDADQRGLHDQAAGTILIRV; encoded by the coding sequence ATGCCCGAGACCCCCGTCGAGTCCAGCTATCCCGGTGAGCGCCTCGGGCTGCCCCGTACCGGTTCGACCTCGGTCGCGCGTGTCGGCCGTCGCCTGCTCGCTCTGCTGATCGACTGGACGTGCGCCACGATCCTGGCCGTCGCGTTCCTCCGGTACGACCCGTGGGCGTTGCCGGGGGAAGCGGGGCTGTCGACCTTCGCGCCGATGCTGGTGTTCGCGCTCGTGCAGATCGTCTTCATCCCCCTGATCGGGGGAAGCCCGGGGCACCGCATCCTCGGGATGCGGCTGGTTCTCGTCCGCGGCGGATGGATCGGTCTATGGCGGCCGATCATCCGCACGGTACTGCTGCTGCTCGTCATCCCCGCCGTCGTCTGGGATGCCGACCAGCGCGGCCTGCACGATCAGGCTGCGGGCACCATCCTCATCCGCGTCTGA
- a CDS encoding DUF4191 domain-containing protein, whose translation MAARDSAPEKRPGFFSQLKTLYRYTKDAYSWLPYALIGIVLLGIALGAGVGFLIPPFAIWSVILWGITGLFAGILGSLILTTRLSTIAMYKQIDGMPGAAGRVMSVSLGRRWQASEMPVGINPRTQEAVYRAVGRGGIVLVGEGARGRLTRLIADERSKAQRVASGVPVTVFYVGHGDDEVPIAKLASTIKALPKKIDRTTMAAVIKRIDSVSQSLTSLPIPKGVDPNRVRAQRPR comes from the coding sequence ATGGCAGCCCGCGATTCCGCACCCGAGAAGCGCCCCGGATTCTTCTCGCAGTTGAAGACCCTCTACCGCTACACCAAGGACGCGTACTCTTGGCTGCCGTACGCCCTGATCGGCATCGTGCTGCTCGGCATCGCGCTCGGCGCGGGCGTCGGCTTCCTCATCCCGCCCTTCGCCATCTGGAGTGTGATCCTCTGGGGCATCACGGGTCTGTTCGCCGGCATCCTCGGTTCGCTGATTCTGACCACGCGCCTCTCGACCATCGCGATGTACAAGCAGATCGACGGCATGCCGGGAGCGGCGGGACGCGTCATGTCCGTGTCGCTCGGCCGCCGCTGGCAGGCCAGCGAGATGCCCGTCGGCATCAACCCCCGCACGCAGGAGGCCGTCTACCGCGCCGTCGGCCGCGGCGGCATCGTTCTCGTCGGTGAGGGCGCACGCGGTCGCCTGACGCGCCTCATCGCAGATGAGCGCTCCAAGGCGCAGCGCGTCGCCTCCGGCGTGCCCGTGACCGTGTTCTATGTGGGTCACGGCGACGACGAGGTTCCGATCGCGAAGCTCGCGAGCACGATCAAGGCCCTGCCGAAGAAGATCGACCGCACCACCATGGCCGCCGTCATCAAGCGCATCGACTCGGTGTCGCAGTCGCTGACCTCACTGCCGATCCCGAAGGGCGTCGACCCCAACCGCGTGCGGGCTCAGCGCCCGCGCTGA